The following are from one region of the Littorina saxatilis isolate snail1 linkage group LG2, US_GU_Lsax_2.0, whole genome shotgun sequence genome:
- the LOC138958541 gene encoding leucine-rich repeat-containing protein 14-like, which produces MASTSSLWYGNYRGAVYPVDLHAPPIDLGPRARRMKTLVELCAEEIVKDSSLTRAAISVIPKPLCEPLMKEALYRNREMAIRCIVGSWPTQVLLLRHMVPQLFTSVQTLYNMAYQSDIVKQGLRYTTSLAHTFLDALKNNSNTKLRFLDLTGFPSAEVIVYFLATHCMLAHNEMRHQTIRNMYEQAVQQAGSQVVSEIEPMEPMEHSLPEECSVTIKLDAFVTSESTHTELCKALKVSSFPNRKLSIVLSRLSMTCLGQARISLLLKQLQPQQLTGLQLQYNALTAQDFVKLAPALQTLVSVESLDLSCNSIFFYQNEGCCNATALVFGAMPRLQRLDLSNNRIKTRLRRLLENIALPLTYLRLAGCGLTVTDMTYLAHSQHCANLVELDLSENNLSLCDRQFRDVVTAARSSLCVLEIEDCTLNCANVHSFLPCLAQLSSLMYLNVAENRLPQNSQVTLLATAAELVTLQVFKSSYALECYYFEGEEERLKAAALAELNLVANRSSVQSLRPKSLALFLTELERVLDAS; this is translated from the exons ATGGCTTCCACGTCTTCCCTGTGGTATGGGAACTATCGAGGTGCCGTGTATCCGGTTGACCTTCATGCACCGCCAATTGACCTTGGACCCAGGGCACGCCGCATGAAAACTCTGGTGGAGCTTTGTGCTGAGGAAATCGTGAAGGACTCTAGTTTGACCAGAGCTGCCATCAGTGTCATTCCTAAACCATTGTGTGAACCACTGATGAAG GAAGCGCTGTACAGAAATCGTGAAATGGCGATCCGGTGCATTGTGGGAAGTTGGCCCACACAAGTGCTGTTGCTACGTCACATGGTCCCTCAGCTTTTCACGTCCGTTCAGACGTTGTACAACATGGCGTATCAGAGCGACATTGTCAAACAGGGCTTGCGCTACACCACAAGTCTGGCTCACACATTTCTGGATGCTTTGAAGAACAACTCTAATACCAAGCTCAGATTCCTTGATCTCACAGGATTTCCTTCAG CTGAAGTGATTGTGTACTTCCTGGCCACCCACTGCATGCTGGCCCACAACGAGATGCGGCACCAGACAATCAGAAACATGTACGAGCAGGCGGTGCAACAGGCAGGCAGCCAGGTGGTCAGCGAGATCGAGCCCATGGAACCCATGGAGCATAGTCTGCCTGAAGAGTGCT CTGTAACCATCAAGCTGGATGCCTTCGTGACGTCGGAATCCACTCACACCGAGCTGTGCAAGGCGCTCAAGGTGTCCAGTTTCCCTAACCGCAAGCTGAGCATCGTCCTCAGTCGCCTCTCCATGACCTGCCTCGGCCAGGCACGCATCTCTCTCCTGCTCAAACAGCTACAGCCCCAG CAACTGACAGGCCTGCAGCTACAGTATAACGCTCTGACAGCTCAAGACTTTGTCAAGCTGGCGCCAGCACTCCAGACGTTGGTATCTGTAGAATCTTTGGACCTCTCGTGCAACAGCATCTTCTTCTACCAGAACGAAGGCTGCTGCAACGCTACAGCTTTAGTCTTTGGTGCCATGCCACGCCTGCAGCGTTTAGACCTCAGCAACAACCGCATCAAGACGAGACTCCGGAGGTTGCTGGAGAACATTGCTCTTCCTCTGACCTACTTGAGACTGGCTGGGTGTGGCTTGACCGTGACGGACATGACCTACCTGGCGCATTCTCAGCACTGTGCCAACCTTGTGGAGCTGGACTTAAGCGAGAACAACCTCAGCCTGTGCGACCGGCAGTTCAGAGATGTGGTGACTGCCGCGAGGTCCTCGCTGTGTGTGCTGGAGATCGAAGACTGCACCTTGAACTGTGCCAATGTACACAGTTTTCTCCCTTGCCTGGCTCAGCTCTCCTCTCTCATGTACCTCAACGTGGCCGAGAATCGTCTGCCTCAGAACAGTCAGGTGACGCTCTTGGCCACCGCGGCTGAGCTGGTTACTCTGCAGGTGTTCAAATCGTCGTACGCCCTGGAGTGTTATTACTTTGAGGGAGAGGAGGAGAGGCTGAAGGCAGCGGCGCTGGCTGAACTGAATCTGGTCGCCAACAGAAGCAGCGTTCAGTCGCTGAGACCAAAATCTCTGGCGCTGTTCTTGACGGAACTGGAGAGAGTGTTGGATGCATCCtga
- the LOC138958542 gene encoding small ribosomal subunit protein uS7m-like yields MAAPCRSCASLLAKFQSLQLKKAVPLMKHVRTMSQYNPHFLEPTIDKEELKKPLEETDLRRFRSIKAAKTEQVFSVYYDPLMQKFINRVMKGGNKELTRDILERTFENIKHIQVEKYNKAATTEEKAKIECNPLTIFHQAVENCKPILITTKIVKGGVSYQVPMPCSSNHQLYKASKWLVESCRDKERKIPMHKKLAWEILEAYNNEGKSIRRKQELHRLCEANRAYAHFRW; encoded by the exons ATGGCTGCGCCGTGTAGGTCGTGTGCCTCTCTACTTGCGAAGTTCCAAAGTCTGCAGTTAAAAAAGGCTGTACCGCT AATGAAGCATGTGCGAACAATGAGCCAGTACAACCCTCACTTCCTGGAACCGACGATAGACAAGGAGGAACTGAAGAAACCGCTGGAAGAAACAGACCTCCGACGTTTCAGATCCATCAAGGCCGCCAAGACAGAACAAGTCTTTTCTGTGTATTATGATCCCCTGATGCA AAAATTCATCAACCGAGTCATGAAAGGTGGAAACAAAGAGCTGACCAGGGACATCTTAGAAAGG ACGTTTGAAAACATCAAGCACATTCAAGTGGAAAAGTACAACAAAGCTGCAACAACAGAGGAGAAAGCAAAGATTGAGTGCAACCCTTTGACCATTTTTCACCAAGCTGTGGAGAACTGCAAACCCATCCTCATCACCACCAAAATCGTCAAAGGAGGTGTCTCATACcag GTGCCAATGCCATGCTCATCCAACCACCAGCTTTACAAGGCAAGCAAATGGCTGGTGGAAAGCTGTCGCGACAAAGAGCGTAAGATTCCCATGCACAAGAAACTGGCCTGGGAGATTCTGGAAGCTTACAATAATGAG gGGAAAAGTATCCGCAGGAAACAAGAGCTGCATCGACTTTGTGAAGCTAACAGAGCTTATGCCCATTTCAGATGGTAA